TCTCATTCAATTGAGCCTTAGAAAATCTCCCCATGCTTCCAAAGCTCAACAACACAACGCTTTGACTCGGCTGCGAGTCGAGCCAACTCATacaaatattttcatcttcatacAAAGACGAAAGCACAGGTCCGATGCAAAAAATCATTGGAGTGATTCCTTCAGGAACACACAACCCATCTCTCAATGCTTTAATAGCTTTTCTTtcaagttcatcaaaagtgTTAACAATAATTCCATCACTTTCCCTCAACGATTTAGCAGATTCAAGCAAGATATGATAACTTTGACTCGACGGATCCTTAGCTTCATTTGGGTAGTCATCAACGGATAACCTCGGTAACCCGGGGAGATCAATAGGTGTGTGAATGTCAAAATCCTTAATTGGTTTAGTGGATTTTTGATGAAAAGTTGGAAAGTGAAGAAAAAGTGATAGAAGAGAAGCTCCTGAGGTGTAGTAAAAATAAGTGGGAATTTCAAGTGTGTTTGTAACTTGTGAAGCACTAAAGTTGAGAAAATCCAAAATAACTGCTTTGAGGTTTGTGGTTTTGGAGATTGATTGAAGAATATGGTGAACATAGTGGTTGCTACGAGGGGAGAGTTCAAGGGTGTATAAGTGAGGTGGAAGTGTTAAAGTGATTGAAATGGAAGGAATAAAGTGAAAGTTTATGGAAGGAAATTTGTTAGAGGTAGAGGCTATGTATTGAGTGGtggaatcattattatttttgttgttgggTGGTGTTAGGATGAGAATTTTGATGGAAAATGAAGGGTGATGGGTTAGAATGAGTTTTCCTAATTCAACCATAGACATTAAGTGTCCACTCCCATAAGCAGGGTAAAGTACTATAGTGTCTTTCATGATTGTGAATATATGGAAtaatgtttttgttaattttgaaagtAATTAAGTGAGTATGTGTATTTATAGACAGATTGTGCCCTATGGTGCTACCATTGCACACAATATATATGCTAACTTACTCCTTctgcattttatttttgaaagcgACTTCTTAATCCTTCAAAAGtcaattattataaacaaaataattgaatttaaaatggAGACAATACattcaatctaataatattgatatttatcaCTTAAGTTATTACTTAAAGATGTTATTGATTTACCTTTGATTATAATAGTTATCTACtcacaatattaaaaaattgatttaaatgtatttttagaataataattttaaatatacatagaatatatttttaaataatcaatttaaatgtattttagaaTAATAATCTTAAATAAACGATTTCTATAtagatttagttttttttcttcttgtattTTGTCTGTGAATGTATTGTCTAGACACGACGTTGTTTTGTTCTACATTTTAATGCAGcgttatttgattttctatctTGTTATAGTGTTTGTTTGATTAAGAttgacatattttatattttttagacaatttgtattttatactattattcTAGAAATTGTGAGTTTgttctaatatttatttttttactttaataattttaaatttatattattctcgatcaaattattctactaacttaaattaataaaatattattttaaaatataaaaaggttGTATACTATAAAAATAgagataattttattataaattttaatacactaatttaaattatttttttttaaagttgagTGCACCTAATAATTCTacttaatatttcaattaagaAGCGGACAAAAAAATATGAGACGGTTAATTGTAGTAGACTTGTaacatttcttttaatttagtctttattatattattattttaattcagtccatcataaattaaaaatgattgtgACATATCACTGAATTTGTCTTTTATgccatttatttatcaattagtGTTTAGTGCGCTGGTTTTCTGAGGaaaataattctaaattatGGCAACATGCCAAATAAGAAATTCACATGATTATAGTAGCCAATAAGGATAGGCTGCTTTTGGATCccaaaagttttttatttttaggtaaGGGATCGAAAGTTACAGAATTTTCTAGGTTGCAAACAGTTGAATTTTGAGATAAtcgaatttcattttttttcaatagttCACAAAGGTCCAGAAAGCTCGAGATTTAATCAAATCCTAGTATAACTACATAATTTGACATTACACGTTCTAGGGAGGTACCAATTTGGCGCCACTAACCATCAACACAATTTATGAGAAAATcacacatatattataaatgGAACATaataaagaaacaagaaaaaTAAGTTGATTATGGGACGCTACAAATTATCTTAAACGAGAGTTAGTAGAACTATCATCATAATTAGCCGAGCATAGCTTCATATTTGTAGTCCAAAATTTATAGCTATTAGTATTAACTTTGTCCATAAATACCAATACTTGTCATATTTTAGACACACcaaatcaatcaaataaacttttttatgaTGTCCTTAtcttttatcaatttattttactttatatatttatagtttaGTAGTTTAAACATCTACGTCgtacttaaatttttttggattaatttaaaattgatctCTAATGATACATATTTAACAGTATTTAAAATTAGATACGCATTTGAGATACATAAACAACATTTGAATTCTCATTAGGAGTCAATTAGTTTAATAATACAATATTTAACgatgaaatattaaatttcaagtATAAAATTAACAAGGGGCTATACAATTCAACTTGATACAATTTGCACATAAAACAAATTATAGTAGAAATTTTAAGACAAATAGTTACATGATGATAATATGAAActcaatttattaataatttattaatgacaAATTTTTAGCATTTGAGTTTTATAGTTAACCACATATTCTACATTAGAATTTAAGAGATTATAAGTTTTCATTTAATAATTCAGAATCAGAATTTcctataacaaataaaaattctcaaaagagttttataaacaaaataaccTTACATAGAAGAGTATGATGATTagacaaaaatatttatcatgatATGTGTGAAATTAAATACctaatatttaaaagtatatgAATTGTATACAAGATTAATTAATAGTCCACTCAATACTCAAGTGTTACGATTAAAGTCACATGccctttaaaaataattacgttacacaacaaaaatatatgagaCTATTTTATGTACCATCATCGAGGATATAAGAAAAATAGTCATaagttttcataaataaaatatgacaatATTATCCTTAATATAAGtcttcaaaacaaataatcaGTTTTAGTTAATTGACTTGTACGATTCTCCCATAATAGGGAGTGATAGttgaattatcaatataagagattttattatttttcattttttttaaatatttaaatagttaTTCAACTATAATCTTTATCACACATTAATCATACCAAGTCACATCGATAGAATATAGTTATCACttacataataatatatatatatatatatatatatatatatatatatatattattacaattcaaaaaatgatttaaaataaatattaaattgtataaaatagAGATAAATTACTAAATGTCTTTAAAGAGTATTTCTTATCTATTGTCATCCCACAtaagaaatataaaaacatccaaatattatgtcatagAAAATTCTAATACTTAGAGGGAAGTCGAACCATAATTGACATAATCATAAAATCACAAGTACAATGaacaattataaacaaattttattaacaataataGACTAATAGGGTGTgattattattagtataatattaatttataggctaaattatatctgtggtcctttaacttaatttcaggtaacgttttagtcatttatctttttttttcttcccgatttagttctttattcctaaaaatatcaaataaagtatgaaaatatgagtttatttgaagatttgcgttacgaatttgatgaaatttgtattatattgaaaaatataattaattttatgagttttgattgaaattttttttgaatttttgtataaaaaaggatattattgttgaaattttaaaacataaaatatcaaattgtcacttaaaattaaaataaaggaccaagtcgggaaaaaaaaaagataaatgactaaaacgttacctaaaattaagttaagggaccacaaatgtaatttagcctaatttataattacaataaatttcattaattaactCGTACAAAAATTGTCAAAGCATACTCTCATCAATATCGTACAAATTTAATAATGATTATGCttaataaaatatgttaaattaatattatgcaTAAACTATATTTAACGAGTTCAAATCTCCTCCATTTCCTAACTTCCATTTCTTGCCAAGTTTACTTTTTAGATGAGCGACACGTGACAACTAAAATTTCAATGGTTGAGATTTTATCAAACACTAAAAAtcagttttaattaattaaaataaaaacatgaaaatacAGTAGAAAAACAAAACCCCTTTTCATTCCTCCCTTCATCGTCCTCCTGTCGCACGTTCACCTTTCGTCCTCGTGTCGCTCGCCTATATGTCTCTTCGTCGTATCGGCGTCGCTCCACTGCAACACCACCACACCGTCGCTCCATTGCAATACTGTCGTATCGCTGCAACACTCCGCACTGCTACATCACTGACGCACCGTTGCAGCACCGCCGCTCCACTACAACATTACTACAGGTCTTTGTTCAaataatttcttcttttttgatcTTACAAACTCTTGttaattttgtcaaatcttTTACAACCTTGTTAtcatgtcttttttattttgccAAATCTTTTACAAGTTCTTGCTAATGTTTTCAAAGACAATATCGTCATTGCCATGAAAATAGAAAGGAATTTTGATTCAATCAAATTGGTTTTGTACTAGAATTGATCAATTTGATTATGTATTGGAATTTCGTCGCCTCTCTATCTCTGTCATGCCGGCGTCACTCCACCGCAGCACCGCCACACCGTTGCAGCACCGCCGCTCCACTGCAACATATCTACAGGTGTTTGTTCAAATAATCTTTTCTCTTTTGATCTTACAAGTCTTTGTTGtcgattttgtcaaatcttttactatctttttatcgtgtcttttttatttctatagttaTTCTCTTGTGGTTCTCATTACAACAACATGTttacataataatattaacagGATAACTCCATTCATTCTTAGATAACATGAATCCATCATCAAATCTACTAGTTGACTGTGTAGATAAATGGGAGAACAATATCCATGACAAAATTGTACCAGAAAGTAATGACAATAGTCAACCACACATGGAAATGAAGTTTGAATCTGAGGCGACGACttacaaattttataatgaatACAGTAAAATAATTGGATTTGGTATTCGTCGAGAATATgcaaataaaagcaaaaaagaCGAGATTTAGACTTCAAGAAGATTCACATGCTTCAAAGAGGGTATTCGAGGTGTTGACAAATGAGGTCACTCGGTAGGGGAGCATAAAGCAGAAACTAGAACATGATGTAAAGCACGTATGATTATTTCACTTGATCGGAAAATTGGGAAATATAAAGTTGTTTGTATGCTCAACATAACCACCCTTTTCAGTCGCCAGAGTATGTTCATATGATGTGTTCTCATCGACACATATTTGAGGCACAAGCATCACAAATCGTATTGGCAGATGAGTCTGGATTGAGACCAAAAGATTTTCATGAATATATGTCCAAGCAAGTCGGTGGAATAAAGACTGTTGGTTTTACAAGACAAGACCTTAAGAATTATCTTCGATTCAAAAGGAAGCAATCACTAAAGTATGGTGACGTGGGTgcattattaatgtattttcaaacaagaaagTGAAAATCCCTCGttcttttatgaatttcaaatggatattgatgaacaaataacaaatatattttgggTAGATGCGCAAATGATAAACGATTATGAGTACTATGGAGATGTCATCACTTTTGACACTACATACAAGACAAATAAGGATTATCGACCATTGGGAGTTTTTGTTGGACATAATAATCACATGCAAACAATCATTTTTGGGGCTGCATTGCTATATGATGAAACTATTCCTTCTTTTCAGTGGCTATTTGAAACTTTTCTCAAAAGCAATGGGTGGAGAAAAGCCAAAAACCATTCAAACAGATCAAGATGCTACAATGGCTAAGGCTATTTCTTTAGTTGTGCCATAAATATTTCATGGATTGTGCACTTGGCATATAAGAAAAATGCTTTAAGGTATTAAATCATCTATATCAAAAGAGATCACAATTTTTCTTAGAGTTTGAAGCATGCATAGATCTACACGAAGAAGAGGCTCAATTTTTGAATGCATGGAATTCTTTACTTGTTGAGCATAATGTTTCGAAAGGTTCGTGGCTACATATGATTTTTCAATTGAAGGAAAAATGAGCATGGGCTTATGTTTGGAAAACATTCACTGCATGTATGAGATCTACTCAATTAAGTGAGAGCTTTAATGCTGACTTGAAAAACCATTTGAAATCAGATTTAAATTTAGTACAATTTTTTACACACTTTAAAAGGTTGTAAATGGAAAATGAAACAATAAGTTAGAAGCTGATTTTGCGTCAAGACATAAACTACCTTATGTTCAATCACTTAATGTTAGTTTGAACAATCTTGTGTTATGCAATACAAAACTCAGAAATATCATAGTTAAAggaatattaatttcaaaattcaattacAATTGTTAACATAAATTGTGCAATACAATTGTCTACATAAATTGTGCAATATAAAATTCAAGTTTCTATACTAGTTCAATCCTCTAGTGAAGcctattttctcaaatttggaGACAAAATAAGCAAGATCAACTTCTGTGAGCCAAGAGGGCAAGGTGTCAAGGGTGTTTGGATCGTTTAATTATGCTCCTAAATGTGGTGGTGAATCGTGTTCTGACAATCTGTTGTAAcagtttataatttttctttctgTTAGTTTTGTAAAGCTGGTAAAGTATATCATGTACTCGCCATTTCTTAATATATAAAGATTAATTCTCTCGAAGCTCTAATTCTTTATTCAAATGAAGGTTCTATGCAGCCATATACCATTGAGTGCAGATTTCAAATGTAGAGGATCTTCACTGTAAAAAACTACGTGCTTTATATGTATAGAACAAATATGATTGATTTGGCAATTGAAACACTAATTGCAAATGGTCCTGTTTGAGAATATAGATTATTATGTATGTTATTGACAAAAGACATTAGTCCATAGCCGTTTGAGTTTTCCGAGTTGTTATGATATTGTTCTTGtcacacaaataaaaaataattgagatTTTCAGAACTACCATTATAATAACTTCTCACTTCATTTCACAAACTTAACCAtatcttttaaaccaaaatgatTTCTTGTGAATGAAACTGTGACATTTCAGAAATTTTCAATTTGGTTTGTTAACTACTGATCATAATTTGATTAGATTTTTTTTGGTGCGGTTTGgtctttaatttatttcaaattgatTGAATCAAAATGCCATCAAATTGGTTGAAACAAAGAACctgtaaaaaaatgataaggTGTTTGAATCAAAATTGCTATAGGCgtttgaataaaaaatgataaggTGTTTGAACCGTCGTTCCGCTGCAACATTACTACATGTGTTTGAATCAAAATTGCTTGAATATACCCTTTCAAATTTTCCATATCTTGCGGTGATGGAATGGACTTGGCTTTGAAAACGTTACCATTAGAAGCAAAAAGGTAGGTCGTGCCAGTGAAAACGAGACAACGAGAACAAAGACCTATAGTAATGTTGCAGTGGAGCGGCGTTGCTGCAACAATGATGTAGCGGTGCGACGGTGGTGTAGTGGTGC
This region of Cicer arietinum cultivar CDC Frontier isolate Library 1 chromosome 8, Cicar.CDCFrontier_v2.0, whole genome shotgun sequence genomic DNA includes:
- the UGT88E9 gene encoding UDP-glycosyltransferase 1, whose amino-acid sequence is MKDTIVLYPAYGSGHLMSMVELGKLILTHHPSFSIKILILTPPNNKNNNDSTTQYIASTSNKFPSINFHFIPSISITLTLPPHLYTLELSPRSNHYVHHILQSISKTTNLKAVILDFLNFSASQVTNTLEIPTYFYYTSGASLLSLFLHFPTFHQKSTKPIKDFDIHTPIDLPGLPRLSVDDYPNEAKDPSSQSYHILLESAKSLRESDGIIVNTFDELERKAIKALRDGLCVPEGITPMIFCIGPVLSSLYEDENICMSWLDSQPSQSVVLLSFGSMGRFSKAQLNEIALGLEKSKQRFLWIVRSELDLDELSLNELLPEGFLERTKEKGMVVRNWAPQRTILNHDSIGGFVTHCGWNSILEAICEGVPMITWPLYAEQKLNRLILVQELKIALKLNESEDGFVNGTELAERVMELMESDKGKEIREKILKMKISAKEAIGGGGSSLVDLKKLGDSWKEHDSWNNLSPNSPFLFR